The Synechococcus sp. BL107 nucleotide sequence CATGGTGGAAGCACCGCTGCGTGCTGCTTGCAGAGCAGCGGCAACGCCTCCGGTTCCACCGCCCCAAACCAGCACGTCTTTCCGAATCATGGGGTCTGAGGGAATGGGGATATGGATCACCTTTAGGAAAACAGACCCAAGCGTGGTCGTTGTTGAGAGACATGGTCGTTAAACTCTGGCGTCGCTGCGGTGCAGCGGAGTTTTTCTCCCGACGATGTCTTACACACTTACGACTCCGCTTTACTACGTCAACGACAAGCCGCATCTCGGCAGCACGTATACGACCCTGGCCTGTGATGCCCTGGCCCGTTTTAAGCGACTGACCCAAAACGACGTGCTGTTCATCACCGGTGTGGATGAACATGGTCAGAAAATTCAACGCACGGCTGAACAAAAAAACATCAGCCCTATGGCTCACTGCGACCAAGTCAGCGAGCGTTATCAAGACCTTTGGTCACGTTGGGACATCAGTCAGGATCGTTTTGTCCGTACCACTAATCCTCGACACCTTGAGCTTGTAGAACAGTTCTACGAGCGCGTTAAAGCCTCTGGCGACATCGTTACCGGTCGACAGACGGGGTGGTATTGCGTTGGATGTGAGGAATTCAAAGATGATCCTGATGATGCAGTCGATCCCCAATGCCCGATTCATCAAAAAACCCTTGAGTGGCGCGACGAGGAGAACCTATTTTTCCGCTTATCCCGTTATCAACGTGAGATTGAAGAGTTGATCGCAAATGACGACTTCATTGCACCTGCAAGTCGGCGACAGGAAGTTCGTAATTTTGTAGCACGCGGACTTCGTGATTTTTCAATTTCACGGGTCAATGTGTCATGGGGCATACCAGTTCCAGGACATCCAGGACATACGTTTTATGTGTGGTTCGATGCACTGCTCGGTTACCTAACTGCACTCTTGGATGATGGTGGTTCCGTTGATCTAGATCGATTAGCCGACAGCGGATGGCCAGCTTCAGTCCATGTGATCGGTAAAGATATTTTGAGATTTCATGCTGTTTTTTGGCCAGCAATGTTGATATCTGCTGGTCTATCTCTTCCAAAGCGTGTTTTTGGTCATGGATTTCTCACCCGCGAGGGACAAAAAATGGGCAAGTCTTTGGGAAATGTTCTTGATCCAGAATTGTTATTAGAAAAGTGTGGTACTGATGCTGTGCGATGGTATCTGTTAAGGGATATTCAATTTGGCGATGATGGCGATTTTCAACAACAACGTTTTTCCGACTTAGTCAATAATGATTTGGCTAATACCATCGGAAATCTTTTGAATCGCACGTCATCAATGGCGCGAAAGTGGTTCGATGATTCAGTCCCCCCTCATTCAGTCGAAAGCCATATCAATCATCCCCTTGCGCTAAAAGCACAAGCCACAATTGCAACTGTGATGCGTTGCATGCCTGAACTTGGTTTCAAGGCCGCATCTGAGTCTATTTTACAATTAGCGATTGCCGCCAATGGTCATCTCAATGACACGGCTCCCTGGAGTCGGATGAAGCAGCAAGGTGAGGAACAATCTGTTGCGAATGATCTTTATGTGGTATTGGAGTCAACTCGGATTGTTGGGTTACTACTAGCACCTTTACTACCCGACCTAAGTTCTCGTATTTTGAATCAACTGAATTGTTCTTTAGATCCTGAACACTGGCTGGACCAGCTTCATTGGGGTGGGTTGACATCTGGAACTGAGCTGCCAAAACCTGAGCCGGTGATGGCGCGTCTCGAATTGGATGACGATCTTTGATATGAAGGAACTGAAGTTTTTACGGTCAAGATGCATTATTGCTGTGATAGGTAGCTCTTGCTTCCTTTCAGCGTGCGCCTCAAATCCTTCTAGTCAAATTAAGAATCAGGCATCCACCCCTTTTGTCTTTCGGTCGCTAGATCTAAAACAACGTCGACCTAATGGTATTCGAGATTGGGAACTGACAAGTCCTGAGGCTCGCTACAACACAGCTGCAAGAACAGTGAGGGCAAGAATTCCTAAGGGGATTCTTTATTTTGAAGACAAGCCTTCATTCATGATCAGTGCAGAGCATGCAACCGTACTTAATGATGGCGAGCTTGTTGTGCTGGAAGGCTCTGTGCGGCTGAAACGTTTAGGGGCAGAACCTCTTCTTATTCAGGGTGATCGTTTGATATGGAGACCGGCTTTGTCGACAATGGTGATCAATCAAAGGCCTACTGCTTTAAACAGGAATTCAAAAATTATTTCCAGTTCTCTTACTTTTCAGCAAGAAAGTGGTCAGCTTCTATTCAAAGGTCCGACAACACTTTTGCGATGGCAGAACAACTATAGTTCAACCATTGATCCACAAACGGTGATCACGGCTGGGAATAGTCGATGGAATTTAAATAGTGGGATCATTGCTGCTCTTGGTCCCATTATTGCAAATCAAATGGATGGCCGTCGTCTTACGGCTGCTTCGGTTCAGGGCAATACAAAGAAAAATTTTATTGACTTAAAAGCTCCTGTTCAATTCAAGCTTGAGGAGGACGATGCTGTTGTGGATGCAGGCGAAACTCGCTGGTACTTTGAACGTGATCAGCTTTCATCAAAAGCTCCGGTTTCTGCATCACTTCCCAAGAGTGATGTCCGTGGTGTTGGATTTGTTATTGATATACCAAGCCATACCTTCACTATCTCCAATTCGTGTCAAGTCAAACAACCAGATAAGAATTTGAGAGCCCAAAGCTGTACTTGGAACTGGCGCGATGATCTTCTCACTGCTGCCGGTAATACAAACCCTAAAGAATCTAATGCCGGGCAAATAAAACGTGCTGAACAGATGGAAGCTGGCTTTAATTCTAATGGTTCGATACAGTTTTCACCATCCAGAAATCGCGTAAAAACTCAGATTAAATTCGAAGACAAAAACAATAAAGATGTTAATCAGAAGAATTCTTCTCAAGTGAAGTTTTAAGTCTCTGAGTCCAGCCTTCTAACCAGCGTTCATCGGACTGGCTGAAACAACGTTTCGACCACCCACCCACAACAACAACACCATTTTTTCCCAGGGGAGATATCACGACGGCTGGAAGATTTTCCACAACAGAATCAAACTCAGTTCGTCCTGGAAATAGTTCTGTATTGACGAGCGAGATGGTCGTCTCCCGTTCCATCACTCGATTGCAAATGTCTCCTGGTTTAAACGTGACAGCACGAATCAAGCCGCGACGCAGGATGACCTGCCCTCTCCAATACACCAGCACCGTTGACGCTGGTGTTGCGGTTAGCAGCATGTGACTCCCCCACCCCAATTCCTCGCGAAGATCCGCTGAAGTCTGTTGATCCATCACGAGTCCCTGCTCTCCTTGCAGATCCACCTGGTCCGCCGATCGAGGATTGGCCCTCGTCCACAGCACGGCAACCAACATCAGTCCTACCGCCGCCAGTCCGGCCAAGACCTCCGCCCGTTGAAGGTCTGGCGTAATCCGATCAGCTGTCGATGCATTCGTGACAGCCAAAACCAGGACCAGCAACCCACTGAACAAAACAACACGGGCCGGTGTTGGCATCGATGCGGACTGCTGCAGGAACGGGAACATCTTGCTCAAATATGGGCAATCGTGTTGCGCCCATGAACTGTGCAGAGGCTTTTGCCGCAGTGGCCCTAGCTGCGGTGGGGTGTGATGGTGTGTTGGGGCGAGATGAAGCCCATGCTCTTCGACTGCAGTTGGAGTACCGATCGCTTTACAGCAGCAGCAGCGAAGCCGTCATGGGTGAACTCTTCGATCAGCTGTTAGCGGTGCTTAGGGAGCGGGGCGTCACGGGACTCGTCGACGAAGCCTTGCCTGTGTTGAGCCCCCGTCAACAACAGTCCGCGCTGGCCCTTGCCGCGCACCTTGTCCATGCCGACAAGAAAGTGACCAGCGAGGAGGAGGATTTCCTTAAGCAACTGGCGGCCAAGGTGGACCTTCCAGAAAACGAAGCGAACATGATTGTTGTGGCTATTGAGGCCTTAAATCGAGACATGCTCGACAGCTAAGGGCAGACTGCAGTGAGTTCCGCTTGAGGTGATGCCGCTGTTCCCCCGCCGTTTTGTTGCCGCGCTTCTGGCAATCAGCCTCTGTTTGTTTGTTTGGGTGCCCGTTGGGCTAGCCATTTCGCCATCAGAACTGGGGTCGTCTCCTCCTCAGGAGTTGATTGTTGATGAAGCCAATGTCTTTAGTCGCGCGAGTCGCAATGAGCTCGAATCGAAGCTGAAGGGCTTGGAGGATCAACGCGTTGATGCACGTTTGATCACATTGCGGCGTCTTGATTACGGATACAGCTTGAAGAGCTTCGGTGAGGAACTGATGGCGTCCTGGTCTGGAAAAAGCGAGGTGCCCCTTTTATTGATTTTGATCGAAACACAAAACAAACGTGCCGCGCTTCTCGCCGACTCTGCGTTGCAAAGTCAACTGCCGGAGTCGTTACTCACGAGTACTGCTCGCACAACGATGACCCTTCCACTTCGTGATGGTGATCGCTACCGACAGTCATCGATCGATGGACTAGCTCGGTTGTCCACCGTTCTTGCAGGTGGTGAAGATCCAGGTCCTCCGGAGGTCCTCGAGCGGGTGGCGCTTCCAACCAACATCCCCACAAAGGCGGAAACGGAAGAAAGCGATGCAACGACATGGATCATTGTTTTACTCGTACTGGGAACGATCATCCCGATGGCCACCTGGTGGGTCTTTTCCCGCTAGGACAACGCTGTCATGAGTCGCAGAAACTGGATCAACATTTTTTCGCGTGGGCAGGGATTCGATCTCAGCAACGACCTTGAGCGTGGCTATGAATCTGCGCTGTTGATCCAGAATTTCGAATTGGAATTTTATGGCGATCGTTTGGTTAGGCCCGACGTTGATTTAGCCGTTCCAAAGTCTGTTCAGGCCAGCATCTTGCGGAGGTTCCGTGCTGCCTTATTGATCTGCCGAACCACCCTGGAGTCGGTGGAACGCAATCGTGGTCAACTTGATACTCAGGAGCTCAGGCAGCTGCAGCTGATTGAGGCTGTGGTGAGTCGCTACGGATATCAACTACCAAGCGGTGGATCCCCTGCAATTAGTCGTAGTCCGGAGGCTTTGCCGAGATCCTTGCTCGGCTTCTTTGACACGGTTCGGCGTCAACTTGATCCTGCATCTGAAGAGACGGTTGTTGCCGGGTTTCGACGACGTCGCAACAGCACGCTGATTTCGTTGCGCATTCTGTTGCTTTTAATCTTGGTGCCGTTATTGATCCAACAAATAGCCGGGGCGTACGTCATTTCCCCTGCTGTTGATCGATTATCACCAGAACTACCATTTTTAAGTTATCCAAAACCAAAGCTTGAGGAACAAGCTGTTGAGAAATTGCGCGTCTATAAGCAAGAACTTGAATTTGATGCTTTTCTCAATTCCGATCAACCAATGGAGGAGGATCAGTTACGTCAAAAATTAGTTGAAAAAGCCATTGAGCTTAAGGATGAGGCTGATGGTCTAAGTGTTCAAGCTGTTAAAAATGTATTTTCTGATTTAAGTGCTCTTATAGCCTTCACGGTTGTTTGTTTTGTCAGTCGAGATGATTTACGAGTGATGCGCGGATTTTTTGATGAGGCTGTTTATGGCTTGAGTGATTCTGCAAAGGCATTTGCAATTATTTTATTCACAGATATCTTTGTTGGCTTTCACAGTCCTGAAGGATGGACTGTTCTACTCAATGGGATTGCGAAACATTTAGGATTACCTTCTCAGGAAAATTTTGTGATGTTATTCATAGCCACTTTCCCCGTTATATTGGCAACAATATTTAAGTATTGGATTTTCCGTTATCTCAACCGAGTTTCGCCATCCTCTGTGGCCACACTCAAAGGGATGAATGGTTCTGGTTGATCCACAAGTGAACAATTCGCAGCTAATCCTTGTCAGTGGACCCTCCCGTGGCGGCAAGAGTCGATGGGCTGAATCCCTGCTTACCAATGATCCTTTTGTGATTTATGTCGCAACCGGCATGAAGCGTGATGATGATTCTGCTTGGGTTGAGCGATTGCGCATTCATCGCGAACGGCGTCCATCGCATTGGAGCTTGCTGGAGCCAGGCCCAGATTTGATTCAATCGCTCCAAACCATTGAGCCAAGGCAATCTGTTTTGGTCGACTCATTGGGTGGATTTGTTGCCACCCATCTGGATATGGATGGTCCGGCTTGGACCAAGCATTCCGACGATTTGATCACCACCCTTGCTCATCTCTCTTCTAAATGCGTTGTGGTGATCGAAGAAACTGGATGGGGTGTCGTTCCTGCCACCCAAATCGGCGGCTTATTCCGAGATCGACTTGGTCAGATAGCACAACAGCTGGATCAGATTGCTGATCTGAGTTGGCTGGTCTTGCAAGGACGAGCTGTTGATCTTCGCGCCATCAGTCACCCCGTGCCATGAGCATCGTCAACCCAGAAGCCCCATTGCGGGTTGCTTTGTTTGAACCTCGAATTCCTCCGAATACTGGAAACATCGCTCGAACTTGTGCAGCATTCCAGCTCCCCCTTTCGCTGATCGAGCCGCTGGGGTTTCAAATTGACGACCGCAGCCTCCGTCGAGCCGGACTTGATTATTGGCCCCATGTCCAGGTCTCGACGCATGGGAGTTTTGATGCCTTGAAAGATGGGTTGCTTCCCCATAACCGGATCATTGGTTGCAGCCGTCGAGGTGGTAGTTGCCTAAGCGAATTTGAATTTCAACACGGAGATGTATTGCTCTTCGGGCGCGAAGACACAGGTCTTCCTGAGGACATTCGCGACCAGTGCCATTCCATTGTCACGATTCCAATGCCAGGTGCGGCGGCCCCCAGTGGTCAAGGTGGTGTCAGAAGCCTCAATTTGTCTGTTGCTTGTGCCCTCGTGACGTATGTGGCGGGCCATCGGTTGCAGTTGTGGTGATCACAGGACTGCGCCAACCCCCCTTGCGCCAACTGCATCGATTCGTTACTTTCAGCGGATCTTCTGAGGTTGTATGCGCGCACTGCTCCTACTAGCAAGTGCCACTACTCCTTTATTGGCACTCTCCGCTTGGAGTGGCTTGCCAGGGCATGCAGATAACAACGTTTTCAATCTGGCGGAGCTTCCTCCCCTTCCTGTCGAGATTTCAAAACGACCCACTACCCAGTCTTTAACAGAGCTTTCATCGCCCACAGACGATGCGTCAGCCTTAGATCGGTCCCTTTGGTTTCAGCTCACCCGTTCGTTATCGCTCACCCGGCTCGCCAAATCACTTGATCTTGATCCCGTACAACTGGCCGAGTTGAATGGTCATCCAACCACCCACCGCTTTTTAGTCGATAGTTGGGTCGTGGTGCCTGAGTCCCTTGGTGATTCAGCGGAATCCATCATCGGACTCAACAAGAAGTCACGTCGAGATACGGCTCCACTTTCAACACCCCCTCCCGTTTCAGAGGTTGCTGCTTTTCAAAAGGGCGATTCATTGGCATCGTTTTTGGCCCGTAATGGTGTTTCTCGCGCAGAACTAAAAACCTTCAACCCCGGACTTCAGCTGAATGAGCTAACAGTCGGGCGCGAGTTACGAGTGGTTCAAGCTTCACCGGCGCAATCCATGCTGGCCATTCGTCCAACAATGAGCGGTGGTGCTGCTTGGCCTATTCGATCAACGTTCAATCCTGGGAGCACACCTACAGAACGATTGAAATTTAGTCGCCATTACCTCTGGCCTACAAAGGGTGTTTTCACCTCTGGTTTTGGTTGGCGTTGGGGTCGCATGCACAAGGGAATTGATATTGCCAATAACACCGGAACACCAATCTTCGCTTCCCGTGATGGCGTTGTGGCTTTTGCTGGGTGGAGCGGAGCCTATGGCTATTTGGTTGAGATCTCCCATGCGGATGGAGATTCGACCCGCTACGCCCACAACAGCCGAATCTTGGTGAGAAAAGGGCAAATCGTTCCCCAAGGTTCTCGTATTTCTTTGATGGGAAGCACTGGACGCAGCACAGGTCCACATCTTCACTTCGAAATACGCCGCGCTGGTGGTGCGGCGCTTAATCCGTTGAGCAAGCTTCCAACACGAAAAGCCTGAAATTGTTAAGTCTGTCCGTGCATTGTTGATCAATTCAAGAAAACAAATCAATCGATTGAATTGACTTGATCCATGGTGACTAAAAATGTCAGAGGGGAGACTTGAACTCCCGACCTCAGGGTTATGAATCCTGTGCTCTAACCAGCTGAGCTACTCTGACAAACGGCCTTTAGGCCAGTCACCATCATACATCTCAAGGTTGACCGATTAGCGCATTTCAATCGCATTCAACCGGTCTCGAAACGATTGTGGATTCTCTGATTGGCCGAGATCTACCGTTTCGCTGATGATCTGAGTTGGAATCTTGCGTTGTACTGGTCCCCGGCGCGTTGTGTTGCTCCGTGAGCCACTGCCTGGACGACGAAGACCACCCGTGCGCTGATCTCGCTCGAGGGGCTTTTTTTTCAAATCTCCCCTCAATTGATTTAGAAGCCTGAAGTGCCCCGTCGCACTGAATTTGCGGAGTAGGGAGGGGTCCCAACGAGAAGTCTGTTCAGTCATTGGCTCAGTTTATGGCGTGACATCTACGAAGACGTGATAATTTGATACGTAAGACTGGAAGTCGTTTCGACTACGGGTTAGTCCATCTCGACTTCCAGTTATTCCTCACTGTATGACGACTATGACCGATAACGGTTGCCTGCGTGTGGGCCAAAAGGCCCCTGATTTCACTGCTACCGCCGTGGTGGATCAGGAATTCAAGGAGATCTCCTTGTCTCAGTACAAAGGGAAGTACGTGGTGTTGTTCTTCTATCCGTTGGACTTCACGTTTGTTTGCCCTACGGAGATCACCGCGTTTAGCGATCGCTACTCAGATTTCTCCAGCAAGAACACTGAAGTTCTAGGCGTTTCTGTGGACAGTCAATTCAGCCATCTGTCCTGGATTCAAACTGCTCGTAACCAGGGTGGTCTTGGCGATATCAACTATCCCTTGGTCTCTGATCTGAAGAAGGAGATCGCAACGGCCTACAACGTGCTTGATGATGCTGAGGGTGTTGCCTTGCGTGGCCTGTTCATCATCGATCCAGATGGTGTGATCATGCATTCCACGATCAACAACTTACCCGTTGGTCGCAATGTTGATGAAACTCTGCGTGTGTTGCAGGCCTTCCAGTACGTTCAGGCCAACCCTGACGAAGTGTGCCCAGCCAACTGGACACCTGGTGAAAAAACAATGAAACCCGATCCCGAGGGTAGCAAAGAATATTTTTCTGCTATCAGCTAACTAACTGTTCACTCGGTTTTTCAAGTCGATCAGTTGATAACCCCTTCGGTTTTTCCGTTGGGGTTTTTTTAATTAGACGATTAATCGCCGCTGACAAGTTCACATCCATTGCGATACCACGTCCATCACTCACGACAATACGTACTAATGATGGAAGTCCACCCTTTGTTGCCTTTAGGTAAACAGGTTCTACATATAGAAGGCTCGTGCCAACTGGCAAAACCAACAGATTTCCTTGGATAAGTTCTGAACCCCCACCATCCCAAAGGCTAAACACTTTACTAACTTCTGGATCTTGATTAATCAGCGCTTGGATTTGTTCAGGCCCAAGAATTGGTCGGTCTTTTGGGAAATCGATCAACAATAATTCTCCAAAATGCTCAGCATCATTCCTTGCCGCCAACCAAGCGGTGAGATTCGGCCTCGCCAACGGCGTAAGGGGTTGAAGCAACAAAAATTCAGAACTGTTATTCCCCTCTATTTGTGCAGTTATATGATACGGCTCCACCGATATCTGTTGTCCTCCATATACCTCCAGTGGCACTTGCCATACATCGTCACCACTGTAAAAAATCCGAGGATCTTCGACGTGATATCTCTGCAGTTGACTGACTTGTACCTTGAAAAAATTCTCCGGCACTAATAGATGCGATTTAAGAGTATTCGGCATGTTCTCGATTGATTCAAAAAGTTGTGGAAATAAGCTTTGCCAGGCTTGAATAAGCGGGTCATTTGGTTCATTGACGAATAGACGCATACTTCCATTGTATGCATCGACTACGATTTTAACTGAGTTGCGTAAGTATCGATCAGAATCAGTATTGCTTACAGCAGCACTATAGGGATATGTTGCACTATGAGTATATCCTTCTACAATCCAAAATTGATTCTGGGTACGAGGATTAGCGACTCCTAGTTTACGTTTTTCACCAGGTACAGAAACTAGATAAGGATCACCTCGAAGATCCAAGAATGGAGCAATCGCCCGTATGCGTTGTCTTACTTCGCGGCGTAGAAGTACCCTTGAATCCTTCTGTATTGCTTTTGTTGTAAGTAGTCTCGGTTCTGCAAGATAAATCGAAGCAGACAGTCTTTGTATCAATGACCCTATCGATACGCCAGCAGATCCTTCGTAGTGGGAATAAACATTGAGATCGCCGTCTGGATAATCGAATTCATCAACATCAGTTGGGACAACTGCATAGGGTGAGGGAAGCATTCCGAAATAAAGCGCTGCATTTTGGGCGGGAATTGCAGCTTCCACATCTTTACGCTTGATGCCCAGGTCTTGATTTCCTTCGATTCGTGTATTTGAACCTAAATCACTGATCACATAAGAGGGAAGTCCATCATTTCCCCTTGTATTCACAGGGCTGACAGTAAATCCGTTCCCGTGGGTGAAAACAAAGTGTCTGTTCTGCCATGTTTTTGAACGACGTGGAAGTGCTGATTGATCTAACTCTCGTGCTGAGATAATTACCTGCTGTGATGTATCACTATCTGGAATTAATGGATAACGGTCAACAGCAGCATTTGAAAAACGATAATAAACTCTTAGTTGTTGAAGCTGGCGGTTGGTTTCTAAAAGAGGTCCGCTATCCCAAAGGCGAACATTGCGCAGGGTGCTAGCTCCAGACTCCAAATCTTCTTCAGTGAGATCAACATTTGGCTCAGTACGCCGCCGTTGGATTCGATCCAATTGAAAACCATGCCGGGTTAATCGAATGGCGGTTTCAAGGTATGGCGATTGAAGATTCAATTCTTGTGGTCGTACCACCAGCCAACGCGTTAGTGGCGTCAGGGTGAATTCAATGATCACGATTGCAGCAACACAAAGGAGGAGAAGTCGTTGGACACGACCAAACCCACTGACGATGCAGCTCACGGCTAAAACCAGCAGAACTAAGGCCAGCAGGCTTCGAAAAGGAAGGGTGAGGTGGTGTTGCAACCAGCCGGCCCCCGCCACTAAGCCGTGCTGATGCCAGAGCAATTGGTGTCGTGATAACCAAACCAGGCCAGCCACACCAATCAAATTGGTGCCGACCCCAATCGATAGCCATCGGTAGGAGCGACAGCCAAGGGCTGGCATCGACCAGTCCGATAGGTGGGGAGCGACTGTTACCCGTCCCCACAGAGCATGTGCGGTGGTGAACGTGCCTGAGAGAACTAATAGCTCTAGGCCTAACTGGAGTGCAGAAAATCGACCGAGACCAAAACTGAGATCCGTATCAAGTAATGGCTCACGGAGTCCTTCATCAGGGATCAACCAAGCCAAACTCCACACTCCCCAAGCTCGGGATACCACCAACAGCAGTGCAAATCCCATTGCAATGGCAAGCCATCGTCTCCACTGCGGTCGGCATAACGACACTCCCGCGATGGCCAATTGCACGGGGAGCATGGCTTTCCACTCCGAAGCCATGGAGTGACTTGACTCGTGCCAGTGACTCAGGCTGAAGGGTTGTTTCCAAGCCAGGATCGCAAGATCCGTCAGCACAACGCTGCAGGCGAGAAATGCCAAGCCACTCAACAACAGCACGAGGCTGAATCGCACCCCTTCGATGGGGCGCATCTGTTGCCGTGGTGGATCGTCGATTCGATCGAAGGCTCTCAGCCAAAGCACCGCTAAAGCAACTGGTATGGAGCCAATTCCTGCGAAAAGCAGCTGAAGCATCCAGCGTTGAAACAGAACCGACTGCCAGTTGAATTGGGAAAACCAAACCCACTCCACGTGCATCCGTGCCACCACAACCAAGAGCGGTGGCAACAGAATCCAGA carries:
- the pxcA gene encoding proton extrusion protein PcxA, which encodes MSRRNWINIFSRGQGFDLSNDLERGYESALLIQNFELEFYGDRLVRPDVDLAVPKSVQASILRRFRAALLICRTTLESVERNRGQLDTQELRQLQLIEAVVSRYGYQLPSGGSPAISRSPEALPRSLLGFFDTVRRQLDPASEETVVAGFRRRRNSTLISLRILLLLILVPLLIQQIAGAYVISPAVDRLSPELPFLSYPKPKLEEQAVEKLRVYKQELEFDAFLNSDQPMEEDQLRQKLVEKAIELKDEADGLSVQAVKNVFSDLSALIAFTVVCFVSRDDLRVMRGFFDEAVYGLSDSAKAFAIILFTDIFVGFHSPEGWTVLLNGIAKHLGLPSQENFVMLFIATFPVILATIFKYWIFRYLNRVSPSSVATLKGMNGSG
- a CDS encoding M23 family metallopeptidase encodes the protein MRALLLLASATTPLLALSAWSGLPGHADNNVFNLAELPPLPVEISKRPTTQSLTELSSPTDDASALDRSLWFQLTRSLSLTRLAKSLDLDPVQLAELNGHPTTHRFLVDSWVVVPESLGDSAESIIGLNKKSRRDTAPLSTPPPVSEVAAFQKGDSLASFLARNGVSRAELKTFNPGLQLNELTVGRELRVVQASPAQSMLAIRPTMSGGAAWPIRSTFNPGSTPTERLKFSRHYLWPTKGVFTSGFGWRWGRMHKGIDIANNTGTPIFASRDGVVAFAGWSGAYGYLVEISHADGDSTRYAHNSRILVRKGQIVPQGSRISLMGSTGRSTGPHLHFEIRRAGGAALNPLSKLPTRKA
- a CDS encoding bifunctional adenosylcobinamide kinase/adenosylcobinamide-phosphate guanylyltransferase, whose product is MVLVDPQVNNSQLILVSGPSRGGKSRWAESLLTNDPFVIYVATGMKRDDDSAWVERLRIHRERRPSHWSLLEPGPDLIQSLQTIEPRQSVLVDSLGGFVATHLDMDGPAWTKHSDDLITTLAHLSSKCVVVIEETGWGVVPATQIGGLFRDRLGQIAQQLDQIADLSWLVLQGRAVDLRAISHPVP
- the psb32 gene encoding photosystem II repair protein Psb32, translating into MPLFPRRFVAALLAISLCLFVWVPVGLAISPSELGSSPPQELIVDEANVFSRASRNELESKLKGLEDQRVDARLITLRRLDYGYSLKSFGEELMASWSGKSEVPLLLILIETQNKRAALLADSALQSQLPESLLTSTARTTMTLPLRDGDRYRQSSIDGLARLSTVLAGGEDPGPPEVLERVALPTNIPTKAETEESDATTWIIVLLVLGTIIPMATWWVFSR
- a CDS encoding cofactor assembly of complex C subunit B — translated: MFPFLQQSASMPTPARVVLFSGLLVLVLAVTNASTADRITPDLQRAEVLAGLAAVGLMLVAVLWTRANPRSADQVDLQGEQGLVMDQQTSADLREELGWGSHMLLTATPASTVLVYWRGQVILRRGLIRAVTFKPGDICNRVMERETTISLVNTELFPGRTEFDSVVENLPAVVISPLGKNGVVVVGGWSKRCFSQSDERWLEGWTQRLKTSLEKNSSD
- a CDS encoding tRNA (cytidine(34)-2'-O)-methyltransferase — protein: MSIVNPEAPLRVALFEPRIPPNTGNIARTCAAFQLPLSLIEPLGFQIDDRSLRRAGLDYWPHVQVSTHGSFDALKDGLLPHNRIIGCSRRGGSCLSEFEFQHGDVLLFGREDTGLPEDIRDQCHSIVTIPMPGAAAPSGQGGVRSLNLSVACALVTYVAGHRLQLW
- a CDS encoding peroxiredoxin codes for the protein MTDNGCLRVGQKAPDFTATAVVDQEFKEISLSQYKGKYVVLFFYPLDFTFVCPTEITAFSDRYSDFSSKNTEVLGVSVDSQFSHLSWIQTARNQGGLGDINYPLVSDLKKEIATAYNVLDDAEGVALRGLFIIDPDGVIMHSTINNLPVGRNVDETLRVLQAFQYVQANPDEVCPANWTPGEKTMKPDPEGSKEYFSAIS
- the metG gene encoding methionine--tRNA ligase translates to MSYTLTTPLYYVNDKPHLGSTYTTLACDALARFKRLTQNDVLFITGVDEHGQKIQRTAEQKNISPMAHCDQVSERYQDLWSRWDISQDRFVRTTNPRHLELVEQFYERVKASGDIVTGRQTGWYCVGCEEFKDDPDDAVDPQCPIHQKTLEWRDEENLFFRLSRYQREIEELIANDDFIAPASRRQEVRNFVARGLRDFSISRVNVSWGIPVPGHPGHTFYVWFDALLGYLTALLDDGGSVDLDRLADSGWPASVHVIGKDILRFHAVFWPAMLISAGLSLPKRVFGHGFLTREGQKMGKSLGNVLDPELLLEKCGTDAVRWYLLRDIQFGDDGDFQQQRFSDLVNNDLANTIGNLLNRTSSMARKWFDDSVPPHSVESHINHPLALKAQATIATVMRCMPELGFKAASESILQLAIAANGHLNDTAPWSRMKQQGEEQSVANDLYVVLESTRIVGLLLAPLLPDLSSRILNQLNCSLDPEHWLDQLHWGGLTSGTELPKPEPVMARLELDDDL
- the lptC gene encoding LPS export ABC transporter periplasmic protein LptC; its protein translation is MTIFDMKELKFLRSRCIIAVIGSSCFLSACASNPSSQIKNQASTPFVFRSLDLKQRRPNGIRDWELTSPEARYNTAARTVRARIPKGILYFEDKPSFMISAEHATVLNDGELVVLEGSVRLKRLGAEPLLIQGDRLIWRPALSTMVINQRPTALNRNSKIISSSLTFQQESGQLLFKGPTTLLRWQNNYSSTIDPQTVITAGNSRWNLNSGIIAALGPIIANQMDGRRLTAASVQGNTKKNFIDLKAPVQFKLEEDDAVVDAGETRWYFERDQLSSKAPVSASLPKSDVRGVGFVIDIPSHTFTISNSCQVKQPDKNLRAQSCTWNWRDDLLTAAGNTNPKESNAGQIKRAEQMEAGFNSNGSIQFSPSRNRVKTQIKFEDKNNKDVNQKNSSQVKF
- a CDS encoding tellurite resistance TerB family protein, with product MNCAEAFAAVALAAVGCDGVLGRDEAHALRLQLEYRSLYSSSSEAVMGELFDQLLAVLRERGVTGLVDEALPVLSPRQQQSALALAAHLVHADKKVTSEEEDFLKQLAAKVDLPENEANMIVVAIEALNRDMLDS